A section of the Acomys russatus chromosome 10, mAcoRus1.1, whole genome shotgun sequence genome encodes:
- the Pyurf gene encoding protein preY, mitochondrial codes for MLSATCHVLAQVLRKPRAPSRVAWRCLPVPGARSCAGQSEKAGEPRTFHPALLRVLVCPLSKKPLRYEASTNELINDELGIAYPIIDGIPNMIPQAARTTRQDKKQEEAEQH; via the exons ATGCTGAGCGCCACGTGCCACGTGCTCGCCCAGGTGCTGCGGAAGCCACGCGCACCATCTAGGGTCGCCTGGAGATGTCTGCCGGTGCCCGGGGCCAGGTCCTGCGCGGGCCAAAGCGAGAAGGCTGGAGAGCCCCGCACCTTCCACCCGGCACTGCTGCGGGTTTTGGTGTGTCCGCTCTCCAAGAAGCCGCTTAG aTATGAAGCATCaacaaatgaattaattaatgatGAGTTGGGAATAGCGTATCCAATCATTGATGGGATCCCGAATATGATACCACAGGCAGCAAGGACAACACGTCAGGATAAGAAGCAAGAAGAAGCTGAGCAGCACTAG